A genomic region of Barnesiella viscericola DSM 18177 contains the following coding sequences:
- a CDS encoding T9SS type A sorting domain-containing protein has translation MKRNLLSSMLAGAAMLLGTAAATAAIPEHLYMVGEASPSLWHIDLAIEMTNEGDGVFSYRGALYNQNLQFIDARDWDTGVRYVPEVSGSWLIKADEATIISGIGNENRWWVTEPGTYEVKVYFGDDGNSVMITAQWVGELEPMVVPLGAASGQWDCSSVPYTYNIYPKKGTEDIFVYECTVMPGADGKHIKFISYPSNFWETWFYLPESTDNGVVKFVKFGDKLNIRRAWNDGNLDQFWGFADEDCTPELKVKVTLNLNDDTIEFSEVDPSGIDEITTTADRRVEAVYNLSGARVDIDNLNKGIYIVRYNDGTSEKLMK, from the coding sequence ATGAAACGAAATTTACTTTCAAGTATGCTTGCCGGAGCGGCAATGCTACTCGGCACCGCTGCCGCAACAGCTGCAATCCCTGAACACCTCTACATGGTAGGCGAAGCTTCGCCCAGTTTGTGGCACATCGACCTCGCAATAGAGATGACCAACGAAGGCGACGGCGTGTTCAGCTATCGCGGTGCCCTCTATAATCAGAATCTCCAATTCATTGATGCCCGGGACTGGGATACCGGAGTACGTTATGTACCCGAAGTAAGCGGTTCGTGGCTTATCAAAGCCGATGAGGCAACCATTATCAGCGGTATCGGCAACGAGAACCGTTGGTGGGTTACCGAACCCGGAACCTACGAAGTCAAAGTTTATTTCGGCGATGACGGCAATTCGGTGATGATAACAGCGCAATGGGTAGGAGAACTTGAACCCATGGTGGTCCCCTTGGGAGCCGCATCGGGTCAGTGGGACTGTTCATCCGTTCCCTATACCTACAATATCTATCCTAAGAAAGGGACAGAAGATATCTTCGTTTATGAATGTACCGTGATGCCGGGTGCAGATGGCAAACATATCAAGTTCATCTCCTACCCCAGCAACTTCTGGGAAACATGGTTCTATCTGCCGGAATCTACCGACAACGGGGTTGTGAAGTTCGTCAAATTCGGTGACAAACTGAACATCCGACGTGCGTGGAATGACGGTAACCTCGACCAGTTCTGGGGCTTTGCCGATGAAGACTGCACACCCGAGCTGAAAGTCAAGGTGACACTTAACCTCAATGACGATACTATCGAATTTTCCGAAGTCGATCCCTCCGGCATCGATGAGATTACGACAACCGCAGACCGCCGTGTCGAAGCTGTCTATAACCTCTCCGGTGCACGGGTAGACATCGACAACCTCAACAAGGGAATCTATATCGTCCGCTACAACGACGGTACTTCCGAAAAACTGATGAAATAA
- a CDS encoding glycoside hydrolase family 43 protein, whose amino-acid sequence MSALNIDDINIRDPFILTDNVKKIYYMYRTSDSIMADGKVRGGVEVFTSRDLKKWNGPQTVMRIPADNGLTGTVWAPEVHKYHGKYYLFATINSDIKWKKRKEGWGDYTWRGTQIFHADRPEGPFKPFDCFVTTPMDWMALDGTLWVENGTPYMVFCHEWVQTEDGTMEAVELKSDLSAMAGEPQTLFYGSAPDWSTGIEPSPGSPKGYITDGCYLYRTKTGKLLMIWSSFSNGDYAIGIAESITGSVKGPWRQQEKPLFVKNGGHGMIFKTFDGGLRLILHQPNSPLGAERAKIFELEDTGNTLQLKNKQ is encoded by the coding sequence ATGTCAGCCCTGAACATCGACGATATCAACATCCGTGATCCTTTTATTCTTACCGACAATGTGAAAAAGATTTACTACATGTATCGCACCTCCGACTCCATCATGGCAGACGGCAAGGTACGTGGAGGCGTGGAAGTATTCACAAGCCGCGACCTGAAAAAGTGGAACGGTCCGCAGACTGTGATGCGCATACCTGCCGACAATGGTCTGACAGGTACTGTATGGGCTCCCGAAGTACATAAATACCATGGCAAATATTACTTGTTTGCCACCATCAACAGCGACATCAAGTGGAAAAAGAGAAAAGAAGGATGGGGAGACTACACTTGGCGTGGCACACAGATTTTCCATGCCGACCGACCCGAAGGTCCGTTCAAGCCGTTCGACTGTTTTGTCACTACCCCGATGGACTGGATGGCACTCGACGGTACGCTGTGGGTGGAAAACGGTACGCCCTATATGGTATTCTGCCACGAATGGGTGCAGACCGAAGACGGCACTATGGAAGCCGTAGAACTAAAATCGGATCTATCGGCTATGGCAGGCGAACCACAGACACTCTTCTACGGCTCCGCCCCCGACTGGTCTACCGGCATAGAGCCTTCGCCCGGATCGCCCAAGGGCTACATTACCGACGGATGCTATCTCTACCGTACCAAGACCGGAAAACTGCTGATGATCTGGTCGAGTTTCAGCAACGGCGACTATGCCATCGGCATAGCCGAATCGATCACCGGAAGTGTGAAAGGTCCATGGCGTCAGCAGGAAAAACCGTTATTCGTGAAAAACGGCGGGCACGGCATGATTTTCAAGACTTTCGACGGAGGTCTGAGGCTGATCCTGCACCAACCCAACAGCCCCCTCGGTGCCGAACGGGCAAAGATCTTCGAGCTGGAAGATACGGGTAACACCTTGCAGTTAAAAAACAAACAATAA
- a CDS encoding glycoside hydrolase family 97 protein produces the protein MRTIKFYAFALLLLSSFNSISAKEYRLQSPSGKIAANIDCGDNLSFSVCCNGKEVLAKSPVSMTLSDGTVWGEKAKTTKAVRKSNKSIIESPFSPSATMPDVYNSLTLRMKGGWSVEFRAYDDGFAYRFASTLDKPYEIATEQTDFNFPADYTASVPYVRTGSDDNMQSQFFNSFENLYTVERLSALNPRRLAFLPLSVDTDGVTVAITETDLNDYPGLYLYNPDGTNSLKGKHAPYPTKIVDGGYNNIEGVVTETADYIARVDGPRTFPWRILVIGDDKVVASSNLSYLLAEPSRIADTSWIKPGKVAWDWWNSWNITGVDFEAGINTPTYKHYIDFASENGIEYVILDDGWAAGKGENLFILNPEIDLQEIIAYAGRKNVGIILWAGYRAFERDLEKVCKHYSELGVKGFKVDFEDRDDQLMTAFNYRAAEVAARYHLVLDLHGSYKPAGINRTWPNVLNVEGVNGLENVKWTEIGDFDIIQYDTMLPFLRQLAGPMDYTQGAMVNAARHNFRPIHSQPMAPGTRAHQLALYMILFSPLNMLCDSPSNYRREQECTDFIASVPTVWDETKVLDGKMGEYIVTARRKGNDWFIGGITNWTPRDLTIDLSPLNLKEGTEMTIFTDGANAHRNGNDYRSQTTTVASDSLHVHLAPGGGFAAHICGTDPTSDK, from the coding sequence ATGAGAACAATCAAGTTTTACGCATTCGCACTCCTTCTGCTGTCGAGTTTCAACAGCATTTCGGCGAAAGAATACCGCCTGCAATCTCCTTCGGGCAAAATCGCTGCAAATATCGACTGCGGCGACAACCTGAGTTTTTCCGTCTGCTGCAATGGCAAAGAAGTCCTTGCCAAATCGCCCGTTTCGATGACACTGTCCGACGGGACTGTGTGGGGAGAGAAAGCCAAGACAACCAAAGCTGTGCGTAAATCGAACAAGAGCATTATCGAAAGCCCGTTTTCTCCGTCGGCAACTATGCCCGATGTCTACAACTCTCTTACCTTGCGTATGAAGGGAGGATGGAGCGTAGAGTTCCGCGCTTATGACGACGGTTTTGCCTACCGCTTTGCAAGCACATTGGACAAGCCCTACGAAATAGCCACGGAGCAGACCGACTTCAATTTCCCCGCCGACTATACCGCCTCGGTGCCCTATGTGCGCACGGGATCGGACGACAACATGCAGTCGCAGTTTTTCAACTCTTTTGAAAACCTCTACACGGTAGAGAGACTATCGGCTCTCAACCCGCGTCGTCTTGCATTTCTCCCCCTTTCGGTCGATACCGACGGCGTGACCGTAGCTATTACGGAAACCGACCTGAACGATTATCCGGGGCTTTATCTCTACAACCCCGACGGCACAAATTCACTCAAAGGCAAACATGCGCCCTACCCGACAAAAATTGTCGATGGCGGATATAACAATATAGAAGGCGTTGTCACCGAGACAGCCGACTATATCGCCCGCGTCGATGGTCCGCGCACATTCCCGTGGCGTATCCTTGTCATCGGCGATGACAAAGTCGTTGCATCAAGCAACCTGAGTTATCTGTTGGCGGAGCCGTCGCGCATCGCCGACACCTCATGGATCAAACCCGGCAAGGTGGCATGGGACTGGTGGAACAGCTGGAATATTACCGGAGTTGATTTCGAGGCTGGCATCAACACACCCACTTACAAGCATTATATCGACTTCGCGTCGGAGAACGGCATCGAATATGTGATTCTCGACGACGGCTGGGCTGCGGGCAAAGGGGAAAACCTCTTTATCCTCAATCCTGAAATCGACCTTCAAGAAATAATCGCATACGCCGGAAGAAAGAATGTCGGCATCATTCTATGGGCTGGTTACCGCGCCTTCGAACGCGACCTCGAAAAGGTGTGCAAGCATTATTCGGAGTTGGGAGTGAAAGGGTTCAAAGTAGATTTCGAAGACCGCGACGACCAACTGATGACCGCCTTCAACTACCGTGCTGCCGAAGTAGCTGCACGCTATCACCTCGTGCTCGACCTGCACGGGTCATATAAACCGGCAGGTATCAACCGCACGTGGCCCAACGTGCTCAACGTAGAGGGTGTGAACGGACTTGAAAACGTGAAATGGACCGAAATAGGCGATTTCGACATCATACAATATGATACCATGCTTCCTTTCCTTCGTCAGTTAGCCGGTCCGATGGACTATACCCAGGGGGCAATGGTCAATGCCGCGCGCCACAATTTCCGCCCTATCCACAGCCAGCCCATGGCACCCGGAACACGTGCACACCAGCTGGCACTGTACATGATCCTTTTCTCTCCGCTCAACATGCTCTGCGACTCGCCCAGCAACTATCGCCGCGAACAGGAATGTACCGATTTCATAGCCTCGGTTCCTACCGTATGGGACGAAACGAAAGTGCTCGACGGCAAAATGGGCGAATATATCGTGACCGCACGCCGAAAAGGCAACGACTGGTTTATCGGAGGTATCACCAATTGGACTCCTCGCGACCTGACCATCGACCTCAGCCCGCTGAACTTGAAAGAGGGTACTGAAATGACCATATTCACCGACGGAGCCAACGCACACCGCAACGGCAACGATTACCGGAGCCAAACCACTACTGTCGCTTCGGACTCTCTTCATGTACATCTCGCCCCCGGCGGAGGCTTTGCCGCCCACATCTGCGGCACAGATCCGACAAGCGATAAGTAA
- a CDS encoding GDSL-type esterase/lipase family protein, with product MKILKTFIAIVFGLFAMTTTAANDIANFNRYANDNKRIMELPNTGSRVVFMGNSITDFWPTNRPEFFTLNDFIGRGISGQTSYEMIMRFREDVVRLAPAGVVICAGTNDIAQNLDIPYDEERTLGNILSMAEIASANGIQVFLASVLPVTSFQWNPAITNHKDKIENLNRRIKEYADAHDMPYIDYYSALVYGDREFNYALTGDGVHPNAEGYRIMEGVVLPIIRERIQFEGGVIPQQVTLSGSAIAEANPVVCTKVSITGFEAFAELKAGGNLEIKNEENTSFFITDNKIAENGQPMQVAKDGVYCISLDFLTKVASVKEVTSMCVLNCFNKKSLADLTYAGEGKWIGDWNVNLQMAWGEENRYRLMMTLGDEKVNWGYTRGATMEPDGTEDYFHMMRVEPASTWANTWRIPASYDGKTVRLTVVLRGTYTHHYTEVSSVAQVETRNAGIVKQEADAFVSLADAMIYNMAGAKVLAVSKGDVITLPEGIYVAKSGPFAEKFIIRN from the coding sequence ATGAAAATCTTAAAAACATTTATTGCTATCGTCTTCGGACTCTTTGCAATGACAACAACGGCAGCCAACGATATTGCCAATTTTAACAGATATGCCAACGACAACAAACGTATAATGGAATTGCCCAACACAGGATCGCGTGTGGTGTTCATGGGCAACTCGATCACGGATTTCTGGCCGACCAACCGTCCGGAATTCTTTACCCTTAACGATTTCATCGGCAGAGGCATCTCCGGTCAGACCTCGTACGAAATGATCATGCGTTTCCGCGAAGATGTGGTGCGCCTCGCCCCGGCAGGTGTGGTAATCTGTGCCGGCACCAATGACATCGCTCAAAATCTCGACATCCCGTATGACGAGGAGCGCACGCTCGGCAACATCCTTTCAATGGCAGAAATAGCCAGTGCAAACGGCATACAGGTGTTTCTTGCATCGGTGCTTCCGGTAACCAGTTTCCAATGGAATCCCGCCATCACGAACCATAAAGATAAAATCGAAAACCTTAACAGGCGGATAAAGGAATATGCCGACGCACATGATATGCCGTATATCGACTACTATTCGGCACTGGTCTACGGCGACCGTGAATTCAACTATGCCCTTACCGGAGACGGCGTTCACCCCAATGCAGAGGGATACCGCATAATGGAAGGCGTTGTCCTGCCGATTATCCGCGAACGTATACAATTCGAAGGAGGTGTGATCCCCCAACAGGTAACGCTTTCGGGTTCGGCGATTGCCGAAGCCAATCCGGTAGTCTGCACCAAAGTGTCAATCACCGGATTCGAGGCTTTCGCAGAACTGAAAGCAGGCGGAAACCTCGAAATCAAGAATGAGGAAAACACATCGTTTTTCATAACAGACAACAAGATCGCAGAAAACGGACAACCGATGCAGGTTGCAAAAGACGGAGTGTACTGCATTTCTCTCGATTTCCTGACCAAGGTAGCTTCTGTCAAGGAGGTGACCTCGATGTGCGTGCTCAACTGCTTTAACAAAAAGAGCCTGGCAGACCTGACTTATGCCGGAGAGGGCAAATGGATCGGCGATTGGAACGTAAACCTTCAAATGGCATGGGGCGAAGAAAACCGCTACCGCCTGATGATGACTCTCGGCGACGAGAAAGTGAACTGGGGCTATACACGGGGTGCGACCATGGAACCTGACGGTACGGAAGATTATTTCCACATGATGCGTGTAGAACCAGCCAGCACTTGGGCTAATACCTGGCGTATCCCCGCAAGTTACGATGGGAAAACAGTCCGCCTGACAGTTGTTCTGCGAGGCACTTATACCCACCACTACACGGAAGTATCATCCGTAGCACAGGTAGAGACCAGAAATGCCGGGATCGTGAAACAGGAAGCCGATGCCTTTGTAAGTCTCGCCGACGCAATGATTTATAATATGGCAGGAGCTAAGGTACTGGCTGTGTCAAAAGGCGATGTCATCACTCTTCCCGAAGGAATTTATGTAGCCAAGTCCGGACCCTTCGCCGAAAAGTTCATAATAAGAAACTAA
- a CDS encoding glycoside hydrolase family 31 protein, translated as MKRFLNIITFLSAAMALWGADLNPVANPEAVVTEGVVRITVLTPEMIRVEYSPSKQFEDRATFTVVNRNLPVPHFTKSEDNEFLYINTDKLKLRYRKGTNPYFEPNPPANLSITMELNGRPVTWFPGQGDGKNLKGTYRTLDRCFGDGYRSKLEDGLISRSGWAVIDDSPQCVRTDGSRSLALVPDETGVDWVAPRDDKQSLDLYFLGYGHDYKRALHDYTLIAGKMPLPPDYAFGYWYSKYENYTADDYRNIIKDLKENDINTDVLILDMDWHWNGDPDPNKSNGRGGWTGWSWNYNLIPDPTKLLKDIHDNGLHLALNLHPAMGVDASEDIFRGMADDMGLDADTTKVIPWQLEDKSFYKAFANNFLRPFEKQGVDFWWLDWQQHLTSPYTDGLGETFWCNHVFFNDMKANRSDRRPIIFHRWGGLGSHRYQIGFSGDTFINYASLAFQPYFTATASNVCYGYWGHDIGGHMWDSNYPVNDPELLLRWFQFGVFSPIFRSHAAIGTWINRKIWTYENFPQLNATVKLRYALFPYIYTMARKSYDTGVGICRPMYYEYPENDEAYVFEEQYFFGDDILVAPIVEPSVDGVSKKRIWFPEGNWWSVADNKMVKGNSIQILDFTLDQIPYFYREGAIIVNNPPEVKSTTERPAKLIVNIVAGKDGETTLYEDSGDSNDYDTRFANTRFAQKTTGSLASYTIAAREGIADRLPSKRAYELRIYNTDAPADGKAKVDGKEVKAEYDVSTRCTIIHVPSAKCNKAHEITVKYK; from the coding sequence ATGAAACGATTTTTGAACATCATCACATTTTTATCCGCCGCTATGGCTCTCTGGGGAGCAGATCTTAATCCGGTGGCAAACCCTGAGGCGGTAGTGACCGAAGGGGTAGTACGCATTACAGTCCTCACTCCCGAGATGATACGCGTGGAATACAGCCCGTCGAAACAGTTCGAGGACCGTGCCACATTTACGGTCGTGAACCGCAATCTGCCCGTACCTCACTTCACCAAGTCGGAGGATAATGAATTCCTCTACATCAACACAGACAAGCTGAAACTGAGATACCGCAAAGGTACAAATCCCTATTTCGAGCCGAACCCTCCCGCCAACCTCAGCATAACGATGGAACTCAACGGACGCCCCGTGACCTGGTTTCCCGGTCAGGGCGACGGAAAGAACCTCAAAGGTACTTACCGTACCCTCGACCGTTGCTTCGGCGACGGCTATCGTTCAAAGTTGGAGGATGGTCTGATTTCGCGTTCGGGCTGGGCTGTAATCGACGATTCGCCACAGTGCGTACGTACCGACGGCAGCCGCTCGCTCGCCCTTGTTCCCGATGAAACGGGCGTAGACTGGGTTGCTCCACGCGACGACAAACAGTCGCTCGACCTCTATTTCCTCGGCTACGGTCACGACTACAAACGCGCACTGCACGACTATACCCTTATTGCCGGCAAGATGCCGCTGCCACCGGACTATGCTTTCGGATATTGGTACAGCAAATATGAAAACTATACTGCCGACGATTACCGCAACATCATCAAAGACCTTAAAGAGAATGACATCAATACCGATGTCCTGATTCTCGACATGGATTGGCATTGGAACGGCGACCCGGATCCCAACAAATCCAACGGACGCGGCGGATGGACCGGTTGGAGCTGGAACTACAACCTGATTCCCGACCCGACAAAACTGCTCAAAGACATCCACGACAACGGACTGCATCTCGCACTCAACCTCCATCCAGCCATGGGCGTGGATGCTTCGGAAGACATTTTCCGAGGCATGGCGGACGATATGGGTCTCGATGCCGACACCACGAAAGTCATTCCGTGGCAACTCGAAGACAAAAGTTTCTATAAGGCATTCGCAAACAACTTCCTGCGCCCGTTCGAGAAACAGGGTGTCGATTTCTGGTGGCTCGACTGGCAGCAACATCTTACAAGTCCCTACACCGACGGCTTAGGAGAGACATTCTGGTGTAACCATGTTTTCTTCAACGACATGAAAGCAAACCGCTCCGACCGCCGACCGATAATCTTCCACCGCTGGGGAGGTCTGGGTAGCCATCGCTACCAGATCGGCTTTTCGGGCGACACGTTCATCAACTATGCCTCACTCGCATTCCAGCCTTATTTCACTGCCACGGCTTCAAACGTATGCTACGGATACTGGGGACACGACATCGGCGGACACATGTGGGACAGCAATTATCCGGTGAACGATCCCGAACTGCTGCTGCGCTGGTTCCAGTTCGGTGTATTCTCTCCGATATTCCGCAGCCATGCCGCAATCGGCACATGGATCAACCGCAAGATATGGACCTATGAGAATTTCCCGCAACTCAACGCGACGGTGAAGCTACGTTATGCCCTATTCCCCTACATCTACACCATGGCACGCAAGAGCTATGACACAGGTGTCGGAATCTGCCGCCCAATGTATTACGAGTACCCCGAAAACGACGAAGCCTATGTTTTCGAAGAGCAGTATTTCTTCGGCGACGACATCCTCGTAGCCCCGATCGTAGAACCCTCGGTCGATGGCGTAAGCAAAAAAAGAATCTGGTTCCCCGAGGGAAACTGGTGGTCGGTGGCTGACAACAAAATGGTCAAAGGAAATTCGATCCAGATACTCGACTTCACCCTCGACCAGATACCGTATTTCTATCGTGAAGGCGCTATCATCGTGAACAATCCCCCGGAAGTGAAAAGCACAACCGAACGTCCCGCCAAACTGATAGTCAATATCGTTGCCGGGAAAGACGGAGAAACGACGCTTTATGAGGATTCGGGCGACTCGAACGACTACGACACCCGTTTTGCCAACACCCGTTTCGCTCAGAAAACAACCGGATCTCTGGCATCCTACACCATCGCCGCCCGTGAGGGGATAGCCGACCGGCTGCCTTCGAAACGCGCCTACGAACTCCGCATCTATAACACCGATGCGCCCGCAGATGGAAAAGCAAAAGTAGACGGCAAGGAGGTGAAAGCCGAATACGATGTATCGACACGTTGCACCATTATCCATGTTCCGTCAGCCAAATGCAACAAAGCTCATGAAATAACCGTAAAATATAAATAA
- a CDS encoding glycoside hydrolase family 2 protein, giving the protein MNRYLLVAGLFAGAINFASAYKPAGNNIMTTWGENIDPAKVWQEYPRPIMERGEWQNLNGLWDYAIVGADAVTPAEYQGKILVPFCAESALSGVGKEVGADNALWYKRSFTVPKSWRGRDILLNFGAVDWQADVWVNGAKVGSHTGGYTPFSLNITPALKTAGDNELVVRVWDPTDLGPQPRGKQVAKPELIWYTPVSGIWQTVWLEPVNPTHISNLKITPDIDRNTLRVEVLSAGSGNGYMTEVTVKESGKTIATGKALAGEPMVIGMPADVKLWSPDSPHLYDLEVRLTDKGKTLDKVDSYAAMRKISTKMGDKGMVRLQLNNKDLFHYGLLDQGWWPDGLYTAPSYEAMIYDIDKTIDWGYNMIRKHIKVEPATWYTYCDRKGIIVWQDMPSGDKNPEWQGRNYFDGEELQRTPESEQTYRKEWKEIIDALYNYPCIAIWVPFNEAWGQFKTKEIADWTKNYDPSRLVNPASGGNHYPCGDMVDVHSYPSPPVTHVYDAKRANVLGEYGGIGMAVEGHIWAPDRNWGYIQYKTPAEVTDAYIGYANYLDQLAYDWFVGAVYTQTTDVEIEVNGLMTYDRKVIKIDEDRIRETNRRIIKNHSK; this is encoded by the coding sequence ATGAACCGATATCTTTTAGTAGCTGGCTTATTCGCCGGGGCGATTAACTTCGCCTCGGCTTATAAACCGGCAGGAAATAATATAATGACAACATGGGGCGAGAACATCGACCCCGCGAAAGTGTGGCAGGAATATCCCCGTCCTATTATGGAGCGCGGCGAATGGCAAAATCTTAACGGTCTGTGGGATTATGCCATCGTCGGTGCCGATGCCGTCACTCCGGCGGAGTATCAAGGAAAGATACTTGTACCATTCTGCGCCGAATCGGCTCTCTCGGGCGTAGGCAAAGAAGTCGGTGCCGACAATGCGCTATGGTATAAACGTTCTTTCACCGTTCCGAAGTCATGGCGCGGACGCGACATCTTGCTCAACTTCGGGGCTGTGGACTGGCAAGCCGACGTGTGGGTAAATGGTGCGAAAGTAGGAAGCCACACAGGCGGTTACACACCGTTCAGCCTCAATATCACTCCGGCACTCAAAACCGCAGGTGACAATGAACTGGTAGTGCGCGTATGGGACCCGACCGACCTCGGTCCGCAGCCGCGAGGCAAGCAGGTGGCAAAACCGGAACTTATATGGTACACTCCCGTCTCCGGCATCTGGCAGACCGTCTGGCTTGAACCGGTAAACCCGACACATATCTCCAATCTGAAAATAACACCCGACATCGACCGCAATACGTTGAGAGTCGAAGTGCTGTCGGCAGGTTCGGGAAACGGCTATATGACCGAGGTTACGGTAAAAGAAAGCGGCAAGACCATTGCTACGGGAAAAGCCCTCGCAGGCGAACCGATGGTTATCGGCATGCCCGCCGACGTGAAACTCTGGTCGCCCGACAGCCCCCATCTTTATGATCTTGAAGTGCGCCTCACCGACAAGGGCAAGACTCTCGATAAAGTAGACAGTTACGCAGCCATGCGTAAGATTTCCACGAAGATGGGCGACAAAGGAATGGTGCGCCTCCAACTCAACAACAAAGACCTGTTTCACTACGGGCTTCTCGACCAAGGGTGGTGGCCCGACGGATTGTACACCGCTCCATCCTACGAGGCGATGATATACGACATCGACAAGACCATCGACTGGGGCTACAACATGATACGTAAGCATATCAAGGTAGAACCCGCCACATGGTACACCTACTGCGACCGCAAAGGCATTATCGTCTGGCAGGATATGCCCAGCGGCGACAAAAACCCCGAATGGCAGGGACGAAACTACTTCGACGGAGAAGAGCTGCAACGCACTCCCGAAAGCGAACAAACCTATCGGAAAGAATGGAAAGAGATCATTGATGCTCTCTACAACTATCCGTGCATAGCTATATGGGTACCTTTCAATGAAGCTTGGGGCCAGTTCAAAACCAAAGAAATAGCCGACTGGACAAAGAACTACGACCCTTCGCGTCTGGTGAATCCGGCAAGCGGCGGCAACCACTACCCGTGCGGCGATATGGTCGATGTCCACAGCTATCCGTCACCGCCGGTGACCCATGTCTACGATGCCAAACGCGCCAACGTACTTGGCGAATATGGCGGTATCGGAATGGCGGTAGAGGGTCATATCTGGGCTCCCGACCGGAACTGGGGCTATATCCAATATAAGACTCCCGCCGAAGTGACCGACGCATACATCGGCTACGCCAACTATCTCGACCAACTTGCCTACGATTGGTTTGTCGGTGCCGTCTACACGCAGACGACCGATGTGGAAATCGAGGTGAACGGCTTGATGACCTACGACCGCAAAGTCATAAAAATCGACGAGGACCGCATCAGGGAAACAAACCGGCGGATAATAAAAAACCACAGTAAATAA